The sequence below is a genomic window from Candidatus Methylomirabilota bacterium.
CGTGCGAATGACTGACAGCAGCGCCCGCTCCTCTCGGGAGGCCCGGCCTCGGCGGTATCCCGGCGTCCGAGAGTAAGGCTAGGCTAAGTCTAGCGCGTCGTCAAGGCTAATTCTGAGTGCGCCCGGGCGCCCCGCCCGCCCCCACCCGGGCACCCAGCTCGGCCAGGTCGTGGGCGTCGACGTCGGAGACGAGGACGTAGCCCAGCTCGCCCTGCCGCCACGTGAGCGTGTTGAACCCGCGCCGGCTCGCGGCCTCGGGAGCGGCAGGCCAGCGAAGCCCCTCCGCGCGCACCACGAAGAGCGTGATGTGGTGGAGGCGGCGCCCGTACACGAAGGCGGCCGCCTTGCGGTCGAGGAAGTACTCGATGGCGCCGCCCTCGAGCGGGAACTCGGCGTCGCCCGCGAACGCGACGACCGGGGCGAAGTCGAGCTTGCCCGCGAACCACGGCTTGACCTGATGGATCCCGCCGCTCGCCACCGACACGCCGCGCTCGAGGAGGCGCAGGTGATCGTTCACCGCCTCGGCCGCCACACGGTCCTCGCGCCCGAGCCCCGTCCCGGGCAGCTCCACCAGACGCGGCAGGGCCACCACCACGAGGAGCAGGGCCGCCGCGAGCGCGGGGATCCAGGCGCGGCGCCATGGGCTCGGGCGCGTCCCCGTCGGCCGCGCCGACGCAAGATGCGATGCGGCCAGCCGGCGCTTGAGCCCGGCGGGCGCGGCGTGCTGCGGGAGCCGGCGTTCCAGCGCCTCGGTCAGCGCGCGCTCGGCCAGCTCCTCTCGCGCACAGGCCGCGCAGCCGTCCAGATGGGCGTGCACCTCGCCGTGGAGCGGGCCGGTGAGCCGGCCGCGCTGATAGTCGAGGAGCAGCGGGCGCGCGGCGGTGCAGTCCATGGGCGGGCTAGTGCGCATAGTCCTGGAGCCGCTGGCGCAGCGCCGCGCGGGCGCGTGAGAGCCGCGACTTCACCGTGCCCACCGCGCAGGCCATCACGTCCGCGATCTCGCGCTCCGAGAGGCCCTCGAGGTCGAGGAGGATCACGGTGCGGCCTTCCTCCGTCAGGGTCAGCAAGGCCTGCTCGATCTCGCCCGCCACGACCTTACGCAGCCGGTCGAGCTCGAGGTCGTCGCGCAGCCATTCCGTCGCCGGCGCCTCCGACATGCGGGGATCGACGGTGTCGATCGTGCCCACCACGGGGCTGCCGCGCTGGCGGCGGTACTGCGACAGGAACGCGTTCCGGAGGATGCGGAACAGCCAGGCCTTGAGGTTCGTGCCCGGCGTGTACTGGTCAGCCGCCCCGAAGGCGCGGGCATAGGTCTCCTGCACGAGGTCCTCGGCGTCCGCCGCGCCGCCGGTGAGGTAGCGGGCGAGGTTGTAGAGGGTGTCGGCGTATGCGAGCGCATGTGCAGCGATTTCCGCGCGCCCGCTCGTTCGCCCTTCCCCCATGTTGTCACTATAGCCATTTCGGTCAAGGTGCGCGATCCCGTGTCAGCCTTCGTCTCCCGCAACGCGCGAGGCGTCGATTGGTTCCCTCCCCCCCGTCCCGCGTCCGTCGTGGAACCGAGTGGCGCCCCGCGCGTTGGCGACGATGAAGGGGCTTCACGACGACAGCAACGCTTTACCAGGAGGACCGACATGAGGATATGGCTGGCAGGTCTGACGATGTGGCTGGCGATGGTGGGCACCGGGCTCTGGCTCGGCGCGACGAGTGGGCCCGCGGCCGCGCCCGCGCCCGCGCCGAAGGTGTACGTCGGGCTCTTCAAGGACGACGCGGTCGCGGTGATCGATCCCGCGCAGGGACGCCGGGTGGCGACGATCCCGGTGCCCAAGGGGCCGCACGGCCTCGTGATCACGCCGGACGGCCGGAAGGTGTACGTGTCCAGCGACGGCGCCTCGACGGTCAGCGTGATCGACACCGCGACCGATCGGGTCGCGCGCAGCATCGAGGTCGGCCCGAATCCCCACGGGCTCGCCATCGCCCGCGACGGCCGCACGGTGCTCGTCTCCGTCTACGGCGCCAACGAGGAAGTGGCGGTAGACACCGTTACGGATCGGATCACCATGCGCATCCCGGTGGCCCGGCCGCACAACGCCGCGCTGAGCCCGGACGGCCGCCGCGCCTACGTGGCCTCCCAGCAGGAGGGCGCGGCCGCGTTGGTGACGCTTGACCTCGCCGCCGGCCGCGAGATCGCGCGGCTTCCCCTGGACAAGACCCCGCGCGCGGTCGACGCGAGTCCGGACGGCGCGCGCGTCTTCTTCACCGTCGGTGGCGTCGATGCCGTGCAGGTGCTGGACGTGACGGCGGGCCGCGTGGTCGCGCAGATCCCGGTGGGCGCCTCGCCTCATCTCGCCATCTTCACGCCTGACGGCCGGCGCGGCGTCGTGGTCAGCCAGGCGCCGGGGGAGCTCGCGATCCTCGACCCGAGCCACGACGCGGTGAGCGGCACCGTGAAGGTGGGGACCCAGCCGCACTGGTCGACCGTGAGCACGGATGGCCGCACCGTGTTCGTGTCCAACGAGGGATCCGACGACGTCTCCGTCATCGACGTCGCGAGCGGGAAGGTGACCGCGACCATCGCCGCCGGTCATGCGCCGCGCAAGATCGCGGTGCAGCCGGGCGCGATCACGGCCGCCGCGGCCGGCGCAGCGCCGCGCGCGGGCGCGAAGACCGTGATGATCGGCAACGTGGCCTACGCGGATCACGGCAGCCGCGACGTGTCGGGACGCCGCGAGGTGCATCTCGAGGCCGACGACTACTACTTCAAGCCGACGTTTCTCAAGGGGAAGCCCGGCCAGACGGTGACGCTCGAGGTGGAGAACGAGTCGGGCACGCTCCACAACCTGACCGTGCCGGAGCTGGGGATCGACCGTGACCTGGCGCCCCGGTCGAAGATGAAGCTCGCGGTGACGTTCCCCGCCTCGGGCGTGATCGCGTTCCACTGCAAGCTGCACCAGGCGCTCGGCATGGCCGGCCAGCTCCAGACCGGATCCGGGAGCTAGCCGAGGGCGGCGGGCAGGTCGAGCAGGGACCAGATCGAGGCGGTGGCCGTCACGCCCCGGCGGGCGAGCTCCGCGTGGTCCGCGCGATACGCGATGAAGGGCGCGCCGCCCGCCTGGGCGGCGGCGCCGTCCACCCAGGAGTCGCCGATCACGACGATGCGGGATGCGTCGGGCCAGCGCGCGCGGACCACGCGGAGGCCGTCGGGATCGGGCTTGATCTGCACCACATCGTCGCGCGTCACCACGAGGTCGAGGTGGGGCAGGAGCCCGAAGCGCGCGAGCACGAAGTCCGCGACCACGCGGTCGTTGTTGGTCCAGATGGCGGTCGCGTAGCCCAGTGCTTTCATGGCGGCCACCGCCTCCACGGCATGGGGGATGAGGACGGCGGCCTCCATCGCGCGGCGCTCGTGGGCGACGGGGATGGCCATCACCTCGGTCTCGAGCGTCGGCGCCTCGCGGCGCACCACCGCGAGCAGCTCCGCCCCCGACCAGCGCAGCTCGCGCGTGGGCAGGGGGACCCCGCGGGCGCGGATGAGCGCTTCCATCTCGCGGCCCACCGCGCGGAGGTCCAGCGGCGAGTCCACGAGCGTGTGATCGAGATCGAAGACGCAGACGGGCGCGCTCACCCCCGCGAGACTATCAGAGCGTCCTGAGATATGCGACGAGGTCGACCAGCTCCTCGACGGTGAGGTCACGCGTGAGCTCGGGCATGACGGAGCGGCCGCGCGCGTCGGTGTAGCCGCGCCCTTCGACC
It includes:
- a CDS encoding sigma-70 family RNA polymerase sigma factor produces the protein MGEGRTSGRAEIAAHALAYADTLYNLARYLTGGAADAEDLVQETYARAFGAADQYTPGTNLKAWLFRILRNAFLSQYRRQRGSPVVGTIDTVDPRMSEAPATEWLRDDLELDRLRKVVAGEIEQALLTLTEEGRTVILLDLEGLSEREIADVMACAVGTVKSRLSRARAALRQRLQDYAH
- a CDS encoding zf-HC2 domain-containing protein, with amino-acid sequence MDCTAARPLLLDYQRGRLTGPLHGEVHAHLDGCAACAREELAERALTEALERRLPQHAAPAGLKRRLAASHLASARPTGTRPSPWRRAWIPALAAALLLVVVALPRLVELPGTGLGREDRVAAEAVNDHLRLLERGVSVASGGIHQVKPWFAGKLDFAPVVAFAGDAEFPLEGGAIEYFLDRKAAAFVYGRRLHHITLFVVRAEGLRWPAAPEAASRRGFNTLTWRQGELGYVLVSDVDAHDLAELGARVGAGGAPGRTQN
- a CDS encoding cytochrome D1 domain-containing protein; amino-acid sequence: MRIWLAGLTMWLAMVGTGLWLGATSGPAAAPAPAPKVYVGLFKDDAVAVIDPAQGRRVATIPVPKGPHGLVITPDGRKVYVSSDGASTVSVIDTATDRVARSIEVGPNPHGLAIARDGRTVLVSVYGANEEVAVDTVTDRITMRIPVARPHNAALSPDGRRAYVASQQEGAAALVTLDLAAGREIARLPLDKTPRAVDASPDGARVFFTVGGVDAVQVLDVTAGRVVAQIPVGASPHLAIFTPDGRRGVVVSQAPGELAILDPSHDAVSGTVKVGTQPHWSTVSTDGRTVFVSNEGSDDVSVIDVASGKVTATIAAGHAPRKIAVQPGAITAAAAGAAPRAGAKTVMIGNVAYADHGSRDVSGRREVHLEADDYYFKPTFLKGKPGQTVTLEVENESGTLHNLTVPELGIDRDLAPRSKMKLAVTFPASGVIAFHCKLHQALGMAGQLQTGSGS
- a CDS encoding HAD-IA family hydrolase; protein product: MSAPVCVFDLDHTLVDSPLDLRAVGREMEALIRARGVPLPTRELRWSGAELLAVVRREAPTLETEVMAIPVAHERRAMEAAVLIPHAVEAVAAMKALGYATAIWTNNDRVVADFVLARFGLLPHLDLVVTRDDVVQIKPDPDGLRVVRARWPDASRIVVIGDSWVDGAAAQAGGAPFIAYRADHAELARRGVTATASIWSLLDLPAALG